CCGGTCGACGGTCAGCGACTCCGGGACGAGGAGGGGTTCGCGCATCAGCTGGGCGACGGGGTGGCGGGCCCGGCGCTCGGCGGGTACGGCCAGCACGTCCTTGATGTGGGCGACGCCGACGACCGAGTCGAGGTTGCCGCGGTAGACGGGGAAGCGCGACAGGCCGGTCGCCCGGGTCGCGTTCGCCACGTCCTCGCAGGTGGCCTGGACGTCCAGGGCCATGACCTGGACGCGCGGGGTCATCACGTTCTCCGCGGTCAGGTCGGCGAGGTTGAGGGTGCGCACGAACAGCTCCGCGGTGTCCGCCTCCAGGGCGCCCAGCTTCGCGGAGTGCCGGGCGAGGGCCACCAGTTCCTGCGGTCCGCGCGCGGAGGCCAGCTCCTCGGCGGGTTCGAGGCCGAAACGTCGTACGGCGTGGTTCGCGGTGTTGTTGAGGTGGGCGATGAACGGGCGGAACGCCGAGCTGAACCAGCGCTGCGGCGTCGCCACGCGCTTGGCCACGGCGAGCGGCGAGGAGATCGCCCAGTTCTTGGGCACCAGCTCGCCGACGACCATGAGGAAGACCGTCGACAGGGCCGTACCGAGAATCAGCGCCACCGAGGTCGACGCGGAGGAGGGGACGCCGATCGCCTCCAGCGGGCCCGCGATGAGCTTGGCGATGGACGGCTCGGCGAGCATGCCGACCACCAGGTTGGTGACGGTGATGCCGAGCTGCGCGCCGGAGAGCTGGAACGTCAGATTCCGTACGGCCTTGAGGGCGCCCGAGGCGCCGCGTTCACCGCGCTCGACGGCCCGCTCCAGGTCACCGCGCTCGACCGTGGTCAGAGAGAACTCGGCCGCGACGAACGCGCCGCAGGCCAGGGAGAGCAGGATCGCCAATCCGAGCAGGAGCACTTCGGTCATCGGGAGGTCACCTCCGTCCCATGATCGGCCAGGGACGGGGGGACCGCGCGATGTCGGGTACTGGGAGGCTCGCCCATGGGCGGACGCTCACACCTTTCGATCAGAGGGACGACTGATCCCCCATAGTAAAGGATCGGCAAAGTCGCCTAGGCGGTGAGAGCACTCTCCCGGAAGCGAACCCAGCGAACCCTCGGACTCAGTCTCCGAGCTCCCCGAGCGGCTTCACCCACCGCCGCCACTTCTCCTCGGGCTCGTACCCCGCCGCCCGCCACGCAAGGTGCGCACTCTCGTTGCGCACCAGCACCATGGCGTCGCCGCGCCGCCCGCCGAGCCGTACGAACCGCTCCTCGGCGGCGGTGAGCAGCGCCGAACCGATGCCCTGGCGCCGCCTTCCGGGATGCACCGCGAGCCGGTACAGATGGCAGCGCCAGCCGTCGAAGCCCGCGATCACCGTGCCCACCAGCTCGCCGTCCTTCTCGGCCAGGATCAGCGACTCGGGATCGCGCGCGACCAGCCGCTCCACTCCGGCACGGTCGTCGCTGATGCTTGTGCCCTCGGCGGCCTCCTTCCAGAAGGCCAGCACGGCGTCGAGGTCATCGGGTGTCGCGGCCCGTATCCGCAGTTCACTCATGCGCCGATCCCATCACGCGGGGCCGCTCGCGCCGATCAATTCCACGATGCGGACGGCCGACCGCTCCCTTTCCGCGCAGGATCTCGACGACCGCCCTGAACGCCTCTGCGCAAGGCTTCAGGACGGTCACACCGGCGAGTTGGTCACTCGTGGGCGATCGCCGCGAGCACGTTCATCCGGGACGCGCGCAGCGCCGGCAGCAGCGCGGCCACGATGCCCACGACGGCGGAGCCGACCACGACCGCGACGATGGTGCTCCACGGGAAGGCCAGCGCCGTCATGCCCTGCAGCGCGAGCACCTGCTGTACGCAGACGCCCCACACCAGCCCCAGCGCGAGCCCGAGGACCGCGCCGAACACGGCGATCACCACCGACTCGAGCCGGATCATCCGGCGCAGCTGCCGCCGGGCGAGCCCGATGGCGCGCAGCAGTCCGATCTCCCGGGTGCGTTCCACGACCGACAGGGCCAGGGTGTTGACCACGCCGAGCACCGCGATGACGATCGCGAGGCCGAGCAGCGCGTACACGAGGTAGAGCAGTACGGCGATCTGGTCGTGGACCAGCTTCTTGTAGTCGGCGATGTTGCGCACCTGCACCTGGGGATAGGGGTCGAGCGTCTTCTCCAGGCGCTTGCGCAACTGGTCCTCGTCGGCGCCCGGTTTGGCGTTCACGTACAGCGCCAGGTCCTGTGCGCCGGGCACGTACTTCTCGATGGTCCCGAACCCGAAGAACAGTCCGCCCTGCATCCCGAACCCGCCTGAGCCCTCCTGGTCGGTGAGCGCGCCGACCTTCAGCTCGCCCTTGCGCCCGGCCGGGAACTCGACGGGGATCGTGCTGCCGATCTTCACGTGGTGGTCCTTCGCGAAGTCCACGTCCATGCCGATGGAGCCGTCCGCGAGCGCCGCCGCGCTGTCCCCCTGGGTGTACGTGACGTGGGCGACGTCGTCGAGCCGTGACTCGTAGGCCGCGGCGGCCGTCTTGACGCGCTTGCCGTCCGGCAGGTGGACGGCGACCGGCGTGAACCGCTGCCGTACGACGAGTCCGGCGCCCTCCGTGGCGCGCACCTTGTCGGCGATCTCCTCGGTGAACGGGATGAAGTTGCTGTTCTGCACCACGAAGTCGGCGCCCAGCGTCTTGTCGATCTGCTGGTCGAAGGACTTGCTCATGGAGGCGCTCGCCACGGACATCCCGCCGACCAGCGCGAGGCCCACCATCAGGGCGGCGGCGGTGGCGCCGGTGCGCCGTGGATTGCGCAGCGCGTTGCGCTGGCTCATCCGGCCGACCGGGCCGAACAGGGCGGGGAAACCGGCGCCGAGGACCCGGATCACCGGGCGGACCAGCAGCGGCCCCGCGATCACGGTCGCGATGAGCGTGAGGACCACGCCGAGCCCGAGCAGGGAGGCCGCCGAGGCGGTCTTCGTCGCCGCGGCACACCCCGCGAGTGCGGCGGCACCGGCCACCCCGACGATCGCGCCCGCCACCGCCCGCACCCGCAGCGGCTTGCCCACCCCGGCGATCTCCGCGTCCGCGAGGGCTGCCATCGGGGAGACGCCCGCCGCGCGCCGGGCCGGGAGATACGCGGCCACGAACGTGACGCCGACACCGACGACGTACGCCGACACGGGTGTCGCCCAGCCGATCACCATCTCGGTGG
Above is a genomic segment from Streptomyces sp. R21 containing:
- a CDS encoding GNAT family N-acetyltransferase encodes the protein MSELRIRAATPDDLDAVLAFWKEAAEGTSISDDRAGVERLVARDPESLILAEKDGELVGTVIAGFDGWRCHLYRLAVHPGRRRQGIGSALLTAAEERFVRLGGRRGDAMVLVRNESAHLAWRAAGYEPEEKWRRWVKPLGELGD
- a CDS encoding hemolysin family protein; this translates as MTEVLLLGLAILLSLACGAFVAAEFSLTTVERGDLERAVERGERGASGALKAVRNLTFQLSGAQLGITVTNLVVGMLAEPSIAKLIAGPLEAIGVPSSASTSVALILGTALSTVFLMVVGELVPKNWAISSPLAVAKRVATPQRWFSSAFRPFIAHLNNTANHAVRRFGLEPAEELASARGPQELVALARHSAKLGALEADTAELFVRTLNLADLTAENVMTPRVQVMALDVQATCEDVANATRATGLSRFPVYRGNLDSVVGVAHIKDVLAVPAERRARHPVAQLMREPLLVPESLTVDRLLDRLSGKRTMAVVIDEYGGTAGVATLEDIVEEVVGEVRDEHDPHETSDLDPAGADDEGRALYSADGAARTDQLARVGLRAPDGPYETLAGLVAAELGRIPAVGDTVEVVGWRLDVVDASGRRAARVLLHAPLAEDEEEAR
- a CDS encoding ABC transporter permease, producing MLKATLRSFLAHKGRLLLSALAVVLSVAFVAGSLIFSDTVTSTFDRLFASTSADVVVNPKDDLDSQISSGATATVPASLAERLKKVDGVAATHLDASVQNITVVDSKNDAVGPTTGAPTIVTNWEVTDRSPVKLTSGHAPHGSGEALLDADTAKKKHVRIGDTLTVQPRRDPFKVKIVGIATFTTTNPGAALVFLDTPTAQTRLLGSANAATSISLDAQKGVSDEVLKQRVAAELGPNTYDLKTADEQAKSDASDIGGFLDVIKYVMLGFAGIAVLVGVFLIVNTFSMLIAQRTRELGLLRALGADRRQVRRSVLAEAALLGVVGSTLGLAAGIGLAAGLIELMGLFGMNLKSTEMVIGWATPVSAYVVGVGVTFVAAYLPARRAAGVSPMAALADAEIAGVGKPLRVRAVAGAIVGVAGAAALAGCAAATKTASAASLLGLGVVLTLIATVIAGPLLVRPVIRVLGAGFPALFGPVGRMSQRNALRNPRRTGATAAALMVGLALVGGMSVASASMSKSFDQQIDKTLGADFVVQNSNFIPFTEEIADKVRATEGAGLVVRQRFTPVAVHLPDGKRVKTAAAAYESRLDDVAHVTYTQGDSAAALADGSIGMDVDFAKDHHVKIGSTIPVEFPAGRKGELKVGALTDQEGSGGFGMQGGLFFGFGTIEKYVPGAQDLALYVNAKPGADEDQLRKRLEKTLDPYPQVQVRNIADYKKLVHDQIAVLLYLVYALLGLAIVIAVLGVVNTLALSVVERTREIGLLRAIGLARRQLRRMIRLESVVIAVFGAVLGLALGLVWGVCVQQVLALQGMTALAFPWSTIVAVVVGSAVVGIVAALLPALRASRMNVLAAIAHE